TCGGCGCCCGCGGGGAGGAAGAGCGGGTTGAGGCGGCCGTAGTCCTTGACCGCGTACAGGCTCCCGGAGAAGCCGGGGTAGTGCCACGGGTTCAGGTAGAGCCAGTTGAACCCCATGCCGGCCGCCCGCTCCGCGTGCTCCGGCCAGCGGCTGGTGGGTCCCACCAGCCGCTGGAAGAGGTTGTAGACCAGCGGCGGCGTCACGCGCCGCCTCCCAGGAGGCTGCGGATCCCCCGGAGGGGCACCCAGATCCAGGCCGGCCGGTTGTTCATCTCGTAGCCGAGCTCGTAGACGGCCTTTTCCAGCTCGAAGACGGCGAGCACGCGGCGGAGCGTCTCCGGGTCGTCCGGGAGGAAGCCCGCGCCCCGGGCCGCCTCGGCGTACCCTTCCAGGAACACGCTGCGCACCATGCGGCGCCACGCCTCCGCCCACCCCTCCAGGGAGGTGCGCACCCGCAGGTCGCTGGTGTCCTGCTCCGAGAACGCCATGCGGACCGCGTAGTCGAACGACCGGAGCATCCCGGCCACGTCGCGCAGCGGGGAGTGCTTGGCGCGCCGCTCCGCGAGCGGACGGGCGGGCTCGCCCTCGAAGTCCATCACGAACCACTCGCTCCCGGCCGCCTCCGGGTCCGCGGCGCGGAGCACCTGGCCCAGGTGGTAGTCGCCGTGGGTGCGGGTGCGGGTGAGCCCCCCCTCGTTGAGGAGGCGCAGGTCGTCGGCCCTGTGGCGCAGGTCGGCGCCCTCGCGGACGACCGCCGCCAGCTCGTTGTGGCTCCCCGCCGGGAAGACGCCGGGGATGGACTCCAGGCGGCGCGCCACCTCGTCCAGCACGGCGGCGGCGTCGCGCTGGTAGGCGTCGATCCACTCCCGTACGTCCTCCTCGCCGATCAGCTCCGGGTGGAAGTCCGGGTGCTCGGCCCCGGCGGAGGCGAGCGCCGCGTGCAGCTCGCCCGTCACCCGGCCGAGCGAGCGGGCGGCGGCGTGGAAGTCCCCCATCATCCGCCGGGTGGCGTCCTGCCCGGCGGGGGTGGCGGGGTCCGCGGCGCTCCGGCTGGCCGCGGCGAAGTAGCGGTTCAGCGCCCGCAGGGTGTACGCCCAGGCGTCGCCCGCGTTGGGGACGAAGCGGAACACCCCGGCCACGGAGGCGGTCGCCACCCCTTCGCCGGTGTAGTCCAGCCACCCCGCCAGCTCGGGGACGCCGCGGAAGCGGGCGTGCTCCACCAGGAAGCGGGTCACCTCCAGGTCCGGGTTGACCCCCGCCTCCAGCTTGCGGAACAGCTTCATGATGAGCCGCTCGCCGAAGACGATGGAGGTGTTGCTCTGCTCCGCGCTCATCCGCCGCACCGGGGTGAGGCGCCCCGCGTCCTGCGTGAGCAGCTCGCCGCGGTGGCCGCGGAAGCGCCCCCGGGTGGACGGGATCGCCTCCTCCTGGCGCAGGATGCGCAGCAGCGCCAGCGCGGTGTAGCGGTCCACCAGCGCCTCGTACAGCCGCACCTCGCCGCTCTCCGTCGCCAGGGTGGCGATGGGCTCCGCGGACGCGCCGTGCTCCAGCGGGGGCCGGAGCGAGAGCGGGAGGAGGTAGCTGTCCGGCGCGCCCTCGGCGAAGCGCACCTGCACCACCGCGATGATCCAGCGGGGCCCGTGCTCGGGCGCCACCACCGCGTGGTCCTCCAGCTCTACGGCGACGACCTCGCGCCCCTTCCCCCGGAACCAGCGCTGCCCGGCAAGCCATTCGCTGGGGATGGCCCCCACGAGCGCGGCCACGCTCTCGCGGCTCTCCAGCACCCGGGTGTCCTGCTCGGCCCACTCGCGCACCACCGTCTCGTCCAGCTCGGCCTCGTCGGAGGCGCGGGTGCGGATGGCGAACCAGAAGAAGCCGTAGGGGCTCAGGGTGAGCGCGTAGGGCGTCTCGTCGATGGGGAGGAACTCCGTGTGCCCCAGCAGCTCCACCGGGACGCAGCCGGAGAAGCGGCTGAGGTCCAGCCGCACCGCCTGCGCCGCGCCGGAAAGGTTGTTCACCACCAGGATGGTGTCGTTCTCGTGCTGGCGCAGGTAGGCCAGAACGTGCTGGTTCTCCGGCTGCAGGAACTCGATGCTCCCGCGCCCGAAGGCGTGGTGCTGCTTCCGCACCTGCACCAGCCGCTTCATCCAGTTCAGCAGCGAGAAGGGCGACTTCTCCTGCGCCTCCACGTTGATGGCCTGGTGGCCGTAGACGGAGTCGTTGATGACGGGCGCGTACAGCCGCGCCGACTCGGCGCGCGAGAAGGAAGCGTTCCGGTCCGGCGACCACTGCATGGGGGTGCGCACCCCGTCCCGGTCGCCCAGCCAGATGTTGTCGCCCATCCCCAGCTCGTCGCCGTAGTAGATGATGGGAGAGCCCGGCATGGTGAAGAGGATCGAGTTCAGCAGCTCGATCTTGCGCCGGTCGTTCTCCATCAGCGGGGCCAGGCGGCGGCGGATCCCCAGGTTGATCCGCATGCGCGCGTCGGCCGCGTACTCGGCGTACAGGTAGTCGCGCTCCTCGTCGGTCACCATCTCCAGGGTGAGCTCGTCGTGGTTGCGCAGGAACATGCACCACTGGCAGTCGTCGGGGATGGCCGGGGTGCGCTGGATGATCTCCACGATGGGCTTCCGGATCCCCTGCCGCACCGCCATGAAGATCCGCGGCATCAGCGGGAAGTGGAACGCCATGTGGAACTCGTCGCCGTCGCCGAAGTAGGGGCGCACGTCGTCCGGCCACTGGTTGGCCTCGGCCAGCAGGATGCGGCCCGGGTAGCGCGAATCGATCCGGGTGCGGAACTCCTTGAGGATGTCGTGCGTCTCCGGGAGGTTCTCGCAGTTGGTCCCTTCGCGCTCGATCAGGTACGGCACCGCGTCGGCGCGGAAGCCGTCCAGCCCGCGCTCCAGCCAGTACTCCATCACCCCGAACATGGCCTCCTTGACCTCGGGGTTGTCCCAGTTCAGGTCCGGCTGGTGGGCGAAGAAGCGGTGCCAGTAGTACTGCTGCGCCACCGGGTCCCAGGTCCAGTTGGAGGGCTCGGTGTCGGTGAAGATGATGCGGGCGTCCCGGTAGGGCTCGTCGGTGTCGCTCCACACGTACCAGTCGCGCTCGGGGGAGCCCTTCGGGGCCCGGCGCGCCCGCTGGAACCAGGGGTGGTCGCTGGAGGTGTGGTTCAGCACCAGGTCCGCGATCACCCGGAGCCCGCGCTCGTGCGCGGCGTCAAGGAAGCGCTGGAAGTCCTCCAGCTTCCCGTACTGCGGGTGGATCCCGTAGTAGTCGGCGATGTCGTAGCCGTCGTCCCGGAGCGGCGAGGGGTAGAACGGGAGGAGCCAGATGGCGTCCACGCCCAGGTCCCGGACGTAGTCCAGGCGCTCGATCAGCCCCCGGAAGTCCCCCGACCCGTCGGCGTTCGAATCCTGGAAGGCCTTGACGTGCAGCTCGTAGAAGACGGCATCCTTGTACCACAACCGGTCGTCACTCACTCGGCGGGCTCCTCTGGCTCGGTTCACGGGGCCGGCGCGCGCACGGAATCGCCAGGGCGCGCCTGGTTCCCGGCGGAGGCGCGAGGCGTTGCAGAATTCGTTCCGGGGATCGCCCCGGCAGCCGCTCCCGCCCGCGATGCCCGCACCGCCCGTGCGGGCGGTGCGGGGCATTGCGGTTCGGGCGCCGTGCCCGCATCCTTGCCTCTGCCGGTGTTGAATCCACCCGCACGGACCCTGGAGCCGCCTTGTTTCCAGCCTCGAACGATCCTGCCGTTTCCGGCCCGCCCGAGGGCGCGGACGACGCTTCCCGCGCCGAGTTCTACCGGCGGCAGCTGGAGACGGTCGCCAACAACGCCACGCTGGCGCTCTTCATCATGGACGAGCACCAGCAGTGCACCTTCATGAACCCCGCGGCGGAGCGGCTGACCGGCTTCACGATGGCCGAGGTGCGGGGGAGGGCGCTCCACGACGTCATCCACCACACCCGCCCGGACGGCACGCCCTACCCGCTGGAGGAGTGCCCCATCGACCAGGCGTTCCCCCGGAACCTCCGCGAGCAGGGGACCGAGGTGTTCGTGCACCGGGACGGGTCCTTCTACCCGGTGGCGTTCACGGCCAGCCCCATCCGCGACGGCGAGTGCACCGTGGGCACCATCATCGAGGTGCGCGACGTCTCCGCAGAGAACGCGGCGGCGGCGGAGCGCGAGCGGCTGCTCCGGGAGCGGGAGCGGCTCCTGGGCGAGCTGGAGGCCGAGCGCACGCGGCTCCAGCAGATCTTCATGCACGCGCCCGCGCTCATCTCCGTCACCCGCGGGCCGGAGCACGTGTTCGAGCTGGTGAACCCCTCCTACCGGAGGATGGTGGGCGACCGGGAGCTGCTGGGGAAGCCCCTGCGCGAGGCGCTCCCGGAGCTGGAGGGGCAGGGCTACTTCGAGATGCGCGACGCCCTCTACGCCTCCGGTGAGACGCACGTGCAGAGCGAGGCGCGCGTCCTCGCGGACCTGGACGGCGACGGGCAGCTGGAGGAGAACTTCCTCAACTTCGTCACCCAGCCGCTCCGCGACGCGCAGGGGCGGGTGGACGGCATCCTCACCTTCGCCGTGGACGTCACCGAGCAGGTGCACGCCCGCGGGGTGGTGGAGGCGCAGGCCGCCGAGCTGGAGGCGCAGACAGAGGAGCTCCACCTCCACGCCACGCGCGTGGAGGTGCTGGCGGAGGCCGGCGCGGTGCTCGGCTCCGCCATGGAGCTGGGAACCACGCTCGCCGACCTGGCCCGGGTGGTGGTGCCGCGGCTCGCCGACTGGTACTTCGTGGAGGTGCCGGCCGCGGACGGGAGGATCGAGCTGGCGGCGGTGCACCACCCGGACCCCGCCCGGGTGGAGTTCGCCCGCGAAGCGCTGCGCCGCTACCCCATCGACCCCGCCGCCCCGCACGGCACCGCCCGGGTGCTCCGCACCGGCGAGCCGGAGCTGGTGACCGAGATCCCCGACGCCTTCCTGGAGGCCGTAGCGCAGGACGCCGAGCACCTGGCGCTCCTGCGCAGCGTGGGCTTCCGCTCCGCGCTCTCCGTCCCGCTCTCGGTGCGGGGGCGCACCCTCGGCGTGCTCTCGCTGGTGATGGCCGAGTCGGGGCGCCGCTTCACGCCGGGCGACCTGCCGCTGGTGGAGGAGCTGGGGCGCCGGACCGCCCTCGCCGTGGACAACGCGCGGCTGTACGCCGCCGAGCGGGCCGCGCGAGAGGACGCGGAGGCCGCGA
This genomic window from Longimicrobiaceae bacterium contains:
- the treS gene encoding maltose alpha-D-glucosyltransferase, whose protein sequence is MSDDRLWYKDAVFYELHVKAFQDSNADGSGDFRGLIERLDYVRDLGVDAIWLLPFYPSPLRDDGYDIADYYGIHPQYGKLEDFQRFLDAAHERGLRVIADLVLNHTSSDHPWFQRARRAPKGSPERDWYVWSDTDEPYRDARIIFTDTEPSNWTWDPVAQQYYWHRFFAHQPDLNWDNPEVKEAMFGVMEYWLERGLDGFRADAVPYLIEREGTNCENLPETHDILKEFRTRIDSRYPGRILLAEANQWPDDVRPYFGDGDEFHMAFHFPLMPRIFMAVRQGIRKPIVEIIQRTPAIPDDCQWCMFLRNHDELTLEMVTDEERDYLYAEYAADARMRINLGIRRRLAPLMENDRRKIELLNSILFTMPGSPIIYYGDELGMGDNIWLGDRDGVRTPMQWSPDRNASFSRAESARLYAPVINDSVYGHQAINVEAQEKSPFSLLNWMKRLVQVRKQHHAFGRGSIEFLQPENQHVLAYLRQHENDTILVVNNLSGAAQAVRLDLSRFSGCVPVELLGHTEFLPIDETPYALTLSPYGFFWFAIRTRASDEAELDETVVREWAEQDTRVLESRESVAALVGAIPSEWLAGQRWFRGKGREVVAVELEDHAVVAPEHGPRWIIAVVQVRFAEGAPDSYLLPLSLRPPLEHGASAEPIATLATESGEVRLYEALVDRYTALALLRILRQEEAIPSTRGRFRGHRGELLTQDAGRLTPVRRMSAEQSNTSIVFGERLIMKLFRKLEAGVNPDLEVTRFLVEHARFRGVPELAGWLDYTGEGVATASVAGVFRFVPNAGDAWAYTLRALNRYFAAASRSAADPATPAGQDATRRMMGDFHAAARSLGRVTGELHAALASAGAEHPDFHPELIGEEDVREWIDAYQRDAAAVLDEVARRLESIPGVFPAGSHNELAAVVREGADLRHRADDLRLLNEGGLTRTRTHGDYHLGQVLRAADPEAAGSEWFVMDFEGEPARPLAERRAKHSPLRDVAGMLRSFDYAVRMAFSEQDTSDLRVRTSLEGWAEAWRRMVRSVFLEGYAEAARGAGFLPDDPETLRRVLAVFELEKAVYELGYEMNNRPAWIWVPLRGIRSLLGGGA
- a CDS encoding ATP-binding protein, encoding MFPASNDPAVSGPPEGADDASRAEFYRRQLETVANNATLALFIMDEHQQCTFMNPAAERLTGFTMAEVRGRALHDVIHHTRPDGTPYPLEECPIDQAFPRNLREQGTEVFVHRDGSFYPVAFTASPIRDGECTVGTIIEVRDVSAENAAAAERERLLRERERLLGELEAERTRLQQIFMHAPALISVTRGPEHVFELVNPSYRRMVGDRELLGKPLREALPELEGQGYFEMRDALYASGETHVQSEARVLADLDGDGQLEENFLNFVTQPLRDAQGRVDGILTFAVDVTEQVHARGVVEAQAAELEAQTEELHLHATRVEVLAEAGAVLGSAMELGTTLADLARVVVPRLADWYFVEVPAADGRIELAAVHHPDPARVEFAREALRRYPIDPAAPHGTARVLRTGEPELVTEIPDAFLEAVAQDAEHLALLRSVGFRSALSVPLSVRGRTLGVLSLVMAESGRRFTPGDLPLVEELGRRTALAVDNARLYAAERAAREDAEAANRAKTEFLSAMSHELRTPLNAIAGYVDLLDVGVHGPLTDPQRADLGRIKHAQGVLLGLISDILNFARIEAGRIEIAREPVPVATLLAELEGIVQPQVGAKGLSYEHEPAPAGLTALGDADRIRQILINLLSNAVKFTEPGGWIRVSAGAERGKVLVRVADSGRGIPPEKLEAVFEPFVQVDRLGSAESQQGVGLGLAISRELAHGMGGELRVESTLGAGSTFTLVLPAAPRETAAPGEA